From Oscillatoria sp. FACHB-1406, the proteins below share one genomic window:
- a CDS encoding caspase family protein, whose amino-acid sequence MNPLSRRPFLQFAGAVLASLGLHQIDRYGKVLAQPTSRKLALLVGINAYPEQGLALAGCVNDVELQKHLLIHRFGFNPSDILTITDAQATRQGILDAFEEHLIEQAKPGDVVVFHYSGHGSIASDPDSIITNRADPLFGTNGTFVPVDASLPPGYPEQGGEVKDIMGHTLFLLMSALQTENVTAVLDSCFSGGATREFRARSRNGGKNLQLSQAEKDYQARWLSRLNLSREEFIEGYRRGVAKGVLLAAAQPYQTAADAQLNGFTAGIFTYLLTQYLWQEDGTPESAIARILPQIPKEYRQSPKFEVKPDSDYNTQPLYFVNPSNPVADAVVTEANQTQAKLWLGGIDGGILERGMVFKALSGSGQVRLTRRKGLVAEATIEKTVSPGTLLKLVH is encoded by the coding sequence ATGAATCCTCTATCTCGCCGTCCCTTTCTCCAATTTGCGGGTGCAGTCCTTGCTTCCCTTGGCTTGCACCAAATCGATCGCTACGGTAAAGTTCTCGCCCAGCCGACATCGCGCAAACTCGCCCTACTCGTCGGTATCAATGCCTATCCCGAACAAGGATTAGCATTAGCAGGATGCGTTAACGATGTCGAGCTACAAAAACATCTATTGATTCACCGCTTTGGGTTTAACCCCAGCGATATTCTTACCATAACGGACGCACAAGCCACGCGCCAAGGCATCCTGGATGCTTTTGAAGAGCATCTGATCGAACAAGCCAAACCGGGAGATGTCGTCGTTTTTCATTACTCCGGACATGGTTCTATCGCTTCAGATCCGGATTCAATTATTACAAACCGCGCCGATCCTCTTTTTGGAACCAACGGGACTTTTGTCCCCGTCGATGCGAGCTTGCCACCGGGATATCCCGAACAAGGTGGCGAAGTTAAAGATATTATGGGGCATACGCTCTTTTTGTTGATGTCTGCGTTGCAAACCGAGAACGTGACGGCGGTGCTGGATAGCTGTTTTTCCGGCGGGGCGACGCGAGAATTTCGGGCGCGATCGCGCAATGGCGGCAAAAATTTGCAGCTATCCCAAGCTGAAAAAGACTATCAAGCCCGGTGGTTATCTCGCCTCAACCTCTCCCGCGAGGAGTTTATCGAAGGGTATCGACGCGGCGTTGCCAAAGGCGTGCTTCTCGCCGCCGCCCAACCGTACCAAACTGCCGCCGATGCACAATTGAACGGTTTTACTGCCGGGATTTTTACCTACCTGCTGACGCAATACCTGTGGCAAGAAGATGGAACGCCAGAAAGTGCGATCGCGCGCATCCTGCCTCAAATACCCAAAGAGTACCGTCAAAGCCCAAAGTTTGAAGTTAAGCCCGATAGCGACTACAATACACAACCTTTGTATTTTGTCAATCCTTCAAATCCAGTAGCCGATGCCGTCGTGACAGAAGCGAACCAAACGCAGGCAAAATTATGGTTAGGCGGGATTGATGGGGGAATTCTGGAACGCGGGATGGTTTTCAAAGCGCTTTCCGGTTCCGGACAAGTACGACTTACCAGACGCAAAGGATTAGTCGCAGAGGCAACAATCGAGAAAACTGTTAGTCCTGGAACCCTCTTAAAACTGGTGCATTGA